From one Gemmatimonas sp. UBA7669 genomic stretch:
- a CDS encoding type II secretion system F family protein: MTWRYRAADASGSWHSGQLDAPTEREAIDQLRARGLWVQDLVQDVAPQVGTSRAFARWRPASSLATPLRTLATLIEAGTSVDRALQFVAQSTSANDLLSAEWTKIAQSVVSGRAFSEALAQSPRWPTHLAASVAAAEVSGQLAPVLQQLAAAEERREALQQRLRSALVYPAVLGLASVIATSVILVVVVPQFAELVADAGGQLPLSTRLLLGASTAFLRGGWLLLLLAAALTWWWFARARSPEQAERHAARWLHLPVLGAYLRTRDAARYLDTLAVGLRAGVPLLDAMRLARGTVRNAALKAELQSAEPTVRDGGRLTDALRRTLPPLPLRLLEAGEASGALAALSERAASAAQQETEQQVTRLVALVEPVLILGFGGLVGLVALALLQAIYSVNAGLT; encoded by the coding sequence ATGACCTGGCGTTACCGCGCGGCGGATGCTTCAGGTTCCTGGCACAGCGGGCAACTGGACGCGCCAACCGAGCGCGAAGCCATCGACCAGCTGCGAGCGCGCGGCCTGTGGGTGCAGGATCTTGTGCAGGACGTCGCGCCACAGGTGGGGACCTCGCGTGCATTCGCGCGCTGGCGCCCGGCCTCGTCACTCGCCACGCCATTGCGTACGCTCGCCACGCTCATTGAGGCCGGCACCTCGGTGGACCGTGCGCTGCAATTTGTGGCGCAATCCACGTCGGCCAACGATCTGCTCAGCGCCGAGTGGACGAAGATCGCGCAGTCCGTCGTATCGGGTCGTGCGTTTTCGGAGGCACTCGCCCAGAGCCCACGATGGCCCACGCATCTCGCGGCCAGCGTGGCGGCGGCCGAGGTCTCGGGACAGCTCGCACCGGTACTGCAGCAGTTGGCCGCGGCCGAGGAGCGCCGCGAAGCCCTGCAACAGCGTCTGCGCAGTGCGCTGGTGTATCCGGCCGTGTTGGGTCTGGCTTCAGTGATCGCCACCTCCGTCATTCTGGTGGTGGTGGTGCCGCAGTTCGCCGAGTTGGTGGCCGATGCCGGCGGCCAACTGCCACTCAGTACCCGCCTCCTGCTCGGTGCCAGCACGGCTTTCCTGCGTGGCGGCTGGCTCCTGCTGCTGCTAGCTGCGGCGCTGACTTGGTGGTGGTTCGCTCGGGCGCGCAGCCCCGAGCAGGCCGAGCGCCATGCCGCCCGCTGGCTGCATCTGCCCGTACTTGGCGCCTATTTGCGCACGCGGGACGCCGCGCGCTACCTGGACACCTTGGCCGTTGGGCTGCGCGCTGGTGTGCCGTTACTGGACGCCATGCGCCTGGCGCGCGGTACGGTGCGCAACGCCGCGCTGAAAGCCGAACTGCAGTCGGCGGAGCCCACGGTGCGAGACGGCGGGCGGTTGACCGACGCCCTGCGCCGCACCTTGCCACCGCTGCCACTCCGATTGCTGGAAGCCGGAGAAGCCAGTGGCGCGCTGGCGGCGTTGAGTGAGCGGGCGGCCAGCGCCGCCCAACAGGAAACCGAGCAGCAGGTCACCCGACTGGTGGCGCTGGTGGAGCCCGTGCTGATCCTTGGCTTTGGCGGACTGGTAGGTCTGGTGGCCCTGGCCCTGCTCCAGGCCATCTACAGCGTTAACGCTGGCCTGACTTGA
- a CDS encoding DUF1501 domain-containing protein — translation MSRDLNQDMSDDHVAGCDEYHALARRDFLQIATGVGVAALLPAWLPQVVLAQSSNGSRDIIVSIFLSGGTDGMSLVAPFGDPAYYTGRPTIAIPRPDAAGTGPKGVALDDFFAFSPGMAPLMPAYSTGDLLVAHATGSVDTSRSHFDAQRYMEVGKPRDPNIAGGWLGRHLATSTPLRSDAPLRALGLTSGLPRTLEGGPRTLPIPNPANFTIGGSGTTATARTQWLAQNHQAAVNPVAANALDSTNTIALLQQINFAGYRPSNGAVYPTSSFGNALRSTAALIKADVGVEAIHAFNGGWDTHATQGPLPGLDGGFMHNKMLDLSQSLAAFHADVVQGTTSYGVTVVIISEFGRNARENGDRGTDHGRGNVVFAMGRKINGGRVLTNGWPGLARENLEAGQDLRVTLDHRDIMAEIVQNRLGNPNLNIVFPDYTPRFRNVTKP, via the coding sequence ATGAGCCGAGATCTGAATCAGGACATGAGCGACGATCACGTCGCCGGGTGCGACGAGTATCACGCGCTCGCGCGTCGCGATTTTCTGCAGATCGCCACCGGTGTGGGCGTGGCCGCGCTGCTGCCCGCCTGGTTGCCACAGGTGGTGCTCGCGCAGTCGTCCAACGGGTCGCGCGACATCATCGTGTCGATCTTCCTGAGCGGCGGCACTGACGGCATGTCGCTGGTGGCACCCTTTGGTGATCCGGCGTACTACACGGGCCGACCCACCATTGCCATTCCGCGTCCCGACGCGGCGGGGACCGGCCCCAAGGGCGTGGCGCTCGACGACTTCTTTGCCTTCTCGCCCGGCATGGCGCCGCTCATGCCGGCGTACTCAACGGGTGATCTGCTCGTGGCGCACGCCACGGGCTCGGTGGATACCTCCCGCTCGCACTTCGATGCGCAGCGCTACATGGAGGTGGGCAAGCCGCGCGATCCCAACATCGCGGGTGGCTGGCTGGGTCGCCATCTGGCCACCAGCACGCCGCTGCGCAGCGATGCGCCGCTGCGTGCCTTGGGGCTCACCTCGGGCCTTCCGCGCACGCTTGAAGGTGGACCGCGTACGCTGCCCATTCCCAACCCGGCCAACTTCACCATTGGTGGCAGCGGCACCACGGCCACGGCCCGCACGCAGTGGCTGGCGCAGAATCACCAGGCCGCGGTCAATCCGGTGGCGGCCAACGCGCTCGATTCCACCAACACCATCGCGCTGCTGCAGCAGATCAATTTCGCCGGCTATCGTCCGTCCAACGGCGCGGTGTATCCCACCTCGTCATTCGGCAATGCGCTGCGTTCCACGGCCGCACTCATCAAGGCCGACGTGGGGGTGGAAGCCATTCACGCCTTCAATGGCGGGTGGGACACACACGCCACGCAGGGCCCGCTGCCCGGTCTCGACGGCGGCTTCATGCACAACAAGATGCTCGACCTGTCGCAGTCGCTGGCCGCCTTCCACGCCGATGTCGTGCAGGGGACCACGTCGTACGGTGTGACTGTCGTCATCATCTCCGAGTTCGGCCGCAATGCGCGCGAGAATGGCGATCGCGGCACGGATCATGGCCGCGGCAACGTGGTGTTCGCCATGGGCCGCAAGATCAACGGCGGACGGGTGCTCACCAACGGCTGGCCCGGACTCGCGCGCGAAAACCTCGAGGCGGGTCAGGATCTGCGCGTCACACTCGACCACCGCGACATCATGGCCGAAATCGTGCAAAACCGCCTCGGTAATCCCAATCTCAACATCGTTTTCCCCGACTACACGCCGCGCTTCCGGAACGTCACCAAACCCTGA
- a CDS encoding secretin N-terminal domain-containing protein: protein MSFDTASGPRSLRAAVAITAACLAIASAAGGQGTADTRANTARSTAQTLDFANARLADVLRALTAALGRTVILTDVPDVRVTFATPSGSNADLERVLEALLESHGLMLVPNGLVAQVMPADKAPASGTLRTGFDFPDPPPLGLVTQLVPLQSIRADEGAEALRAVLSTHARVEVVARSNALLLTDRGQNVARYLTLLRTLDAAPAGEAGLRTYVVNLKYAAAEDLAAALGQLFGVQVAGTVGGSLADRSLSRALDTFRSRELDTFRSRAAGTAAGGMSAGTASTGGGGASATTGSAPRDTAAGLLVGRTTIVANGPTNALVIRTAPPNYPMLRETIDALDTRPTQVLFEVTIAEIALGRGFEFGVDWAAVNRGGDVQAQFGNPEIPDTGSTSALLRMVRLDGTGVRALLRTIASTSDVQVLSTPEILAANNREASILVGSKVPFISSTRLGNDISIDRAVQYQDVGTKLSIIPTINDDGYISVQLLQEVSSLTPQTVAAALSAPVISTREAATRAVLRDGQTAVIAGLIGESRTVQEQGLPLLKDIPWLGALFKRQSTTRQRTELAIFVTPHLIRSDADADAVRDRIRNRLETRSPGALNDTPLTRRPPGR from the coding sequence ATGAGCTTCGATACCGCATCCGGGCCTCGGTCGCTGCGTGCGGCCGTCGCAATCACCGCGGCCTGCCTGGCCATCGCGTCCGCGGCGGGAGGCCAAGGCACGGCCGACACGCGGGCCAACACCGCACGCAGCACGGCGCAAACACTCGACTTTGCCAACGCACGCCTGGCCGATGTGCTGCGCGCACTCACCGCCGCGCTTGGCCGCACGGTCATCCTCACCGATGTGCCCGATGTGCGTGTGACCTTTGCCACACCGAGCGGCTCCAATGCGGACCTGGAACGCGTGCTGGAGGCGCTGCTTGAATCACACGGCCTCATGCTCGTGCCCAATGGCCTCGTGGCGCAGGTCATGCCGGCCGACAAGGCGCCCGCCTCGGGCACGCTGCGCACGGGCTTCGACTTTCCCGACCCACCGCCGCTCGGCCTTGTCACGCAACTCGTGCCGCTGCAGAGCATTCGCGCTGACGAAGGTGCCGAGGCGCTGCGCGCCGTGCTATCCACGCATGCCCGTGTGGAGGTGGTGGCGCGATCCAACGCCCTGCTGCTCACCGATCGCGGGCAGAATGTCGCGCGCTATCTCACGCTGCTCCGCACGCTCGACGCCGCACCAGCTGGCGAGGCGGGCCTGCGCACCTATGTGGTGAACCTCAAGTACGCAGCCGCCGAGGACCTGGCCGCTGCACTTGGTCAGCTGTTTGGTGTGCAGGTGGCCGGCACCGTGGGTGGCTCGCTGGCCGATCGCTCCCTTTCACGGGCACTCGACACCTTCCGCTCGCGCGAGCTGGACACGTTCCGTTCGCGCGCCGCTGGTACCGCAGCAGGCGGCATGAGCGCGGGCACGGCATCGACGGGCGGCGGTGGAGCCAGTGCGACGACGGGCTCTGCCCCGCGCGACACCGCCGCCGGCCTGCTGGTTGGGCGCACCACCATCGTGGCCAACGGCCCCACCAACGCGCTCGTCATCCGCACCGCGCCGCCCAACTACCCCATGCTGCGCGAGACCATCGACGCACTGGATACGCGGCCAACACAGGTCCTGTTTGAAGTCACCATTGCCGAGATCGCACTTGGCCGTGGTTTCGAGTTCGGTGTGGACTGGGCCGCGGTCAACCGAGGCGGCGACGTGCAGGCGCAGTTCGGCAATCCCGAAATTCCCGACACCGGCAGCACCTCGGCCCTGCTGCGCATGGTACGCCTCGATGGCACCGGGGTGCGCGCGCTGCTGCGCACCATTGCCTCCACCAGCGATGTGCAGGTGCTCTCCACGCCCGAAATTCTCGCGGCCAACAATCGCGAGGCGTCCATTCTGGTCGGCAGCAAGGTGCCGTTCATTTCGTCCACGCGACTTGGCAACGACATCTCCATTGATCGCGCGGTGCAGTATCAGGATGTGGGCACCAAGCTCTCCATCATCCCCACCATCAACGACGACGGCTACATCTCGGTGCAGTTGCTGCAGGAAGTGAGCTCGCTCACGCCGCAGACTGTTGCGGCCGCACTCAGTGCGCCGGTCATCAGTACACGCGAGGCCGCCACCCGCGCCGTGCTGCGGGATGGACAGACAGCCGTCATTGCCGGCCTCATTGGGGAGTCGCGCACCGTGCAGGAGCAGGGCCTGCCGCTGCTCAAGGATATTCCGTGGTTGGGGGCACTCTTCAAGCGACAGTCCACCACACGGCAACGCACCGAACTCGCCATCTTCGTCACGCCGCATCTCATTCGCTCGGATGCCGACGCCGACGCCGTGCGGGATCGCATCCGCAATCGACTCGAGACGCGCTCGCCAGGTGCGCTCAACGACACCCCGCTTACACGCCGCCCCCCGGGTCGCTGA
- a CDS encoding GspE/PulE family protein, with protein MTVPNTASSTEPNAPSPPSSASGDDGRMLREAASGELARRFPWRWLDEQAVLPLRLESEANGVIAWVAADGDVPELVQTALVRRLEARLHMVPTRASDIRAALLAARAPDAAEGTHDATVADDRVASIDDLRAQASREPVVQLVHAMLAEAVRAGASDLHVESTANGLRIRQRLDGVLRDVQTLGMEFRAAVISRIKVMASLDIAERRLPQDGRTRLQVAGREVDVRVATLPALHGESVVLRLLDGNQAGATETLESLGFSDALLTRWRQLVHRPDGLLLATGPTGSGKSTTLHAALRERSTADVKVVTVEDPVEYRVDGAVQLPVNMRSGFGFASALRAMLRHDPDVILVGEMRDVETAELAVRAALTGHLVLSTLHTTDAAGAVQRLRDMGIAPYLLAGTLRGVLAQRLLRRVCAACREQRTPSLAERSAYAAARQRSPGIGPATLDAIAGGGGCGVCSGTGFRGRVAIGELLEPESPVASPLPDLIGDGWRAVAAGLTTPGELYRVLTVESVG; from the coding sequence ATGACGGTCCCGAATACAGCATCCTCCACCGAGCCCAACGCTCCATCGCCGCCCTCCAGTGCATCGGGCGACGACGGGCGGATGCTGCGCGAGGCCGCGTCGGGCGAGCTGGCACGCCGTTTTCCCTGGCGTTGGCTCGACGAGCAGGCCGTCCTGCCACTGCGCCTCGAGTCAGAAGCCAATGGTGTCATCGCGTGGGTAGCGGCAGACGGCGATGTCCCGGAGTTGGTGCAGACAGCCCTGGTCAGGCGTCTGGAAGCGCGCCTGCACATGGTCCCCACGCGAGCCTCGGACATTCGTGCGGCATTGCTCGCGGCGCGCGCACCCGATGCCGCCGAAGGGACGCACGACGCCACGGTCGCCGATGATCGCGTCGCCTCCATCGACGACCTGCGGGCGCAGGCCAGTCGAGAACCCGTGGTGCAACTCGTCCATGCCATGCTGGCTGAGGCGGTGCGGGCCGGTGCGTCCGACCTGCATGTGGAGTCCACCGCCAACGGCCTGCGCATTCGTCAGCGACTCGATGGCGTGCTGCGCGATGTGCAGACCCTTGGCATGGAGTTTCGTGCTGCGGTGATTTCGCGCATCAAGGTCATGGCCAGTCTCGACATTGCCGAACGCCGCTTGCCGCAGGACGGACGCACCCGATTGCAGGTGGCGGGCCGCGAAGTGGATGTGCGTGTGGCCACCCTGCCCGCGCTGCACGGCGAGAGCGTCGTGCTGCGCTTGCTCGATGGCAATCAGGCCGGCGCCACCGAAACGCTGGAGAGTCTTGGATTTTCCGACGCGCTGCTCACCAGATGGCGACAGTTGGTGCACCGCCCCGATGGCCTGCTGCTGGCCACCGGGCCCACCGGCTCGGGCAAGTCCACCACGCTGCACGCTGCCCTGCGCGAGCGCAGCACGGCCGATGTGAAGGTGGTCACCGTCGAAGACCCGGTGGAGTACCGCGTGGACGGTGCCGTGCAGCTGCCCGTCAACATGCGCAGCGGCTTCGGATTTGCCTCCGCGTTGCGCGCCATGCTGCGACACGATCCTGACGTGATTCTGGTGGGAGAAATGCGCGACGTGGAGACCGCGGAGCTGGCGGTGCGCGCGGCGCTCACTGGTCACCTGGTGCTCAGCACACTGCACACCACCGACGCCGCCGGCGCCGTGCAGCGTCTGCGTGACATGGGCATTGCCCCGTACTTGCTGGCCGGCACGCTGCGTGGTGTGCTAGCACAGCGTCTGCTGCGCCGTGTGTGTGCCGCCTGCCGCGAACAACGCACGCCGAGCCTGGCCGAACGGAGCGCCTACGCAGCGGCGCGGCAACGATCGCCAGGCATTGGTCCGGCTACCCTCGACGCAATAGCGGGTGGCGGAGGCTGCGGTGTGTGCAGTGGCACCGGGTTTCGCGGACGCGTGGCCATCGGTGAACTGCTGGAGCCCGAATCTCCGGTGGCGTCACCACTGCCCGATCTCATTGGCGACGGATGGCGCGCGGTGGCGGCCGGTCTCACCACCCCGGGTGAGCTGTATCGTGTGCTCACCGTGGAGTCGGTGGGATGA
- a CDS encoding DUF1800 domain-containing protein, whose protein sequence is MSTRDRDSDVTPRPASRRDFFKLGAGALATAAVVSPSVSPSATLAAQPPRGGSRPSPIPPTSSGVQDASRQWTDPLLRLVRRVTMGLEPGEVALARRLGYNGYLDYQLRAAAIDDSALEATIAARLPLTQLPAATLRTQDSNEVMNQLADASWYRAAFAKAQLRERMVEFWTDHFNISIDTVGFLKMVDDREVIRPHALGNFGTLLRATAHSGAMLRYLDQNTSRTPTPNQNYAREIMELHTMGADGGYSQNDVAELSRILTGWSMNNDGTFRFIRSYHDRNAKTFLGRAFPAMATTATDAQMKAEGDTAIDLLLAHPSTARYVSYRMARWLLAHEPPSAVVDATAAAFTRTNGDIATMVRTILSSKNLTAAPAKYKRPFHLAISSIRALGSDLTTVPNIRAVRQQADRMGMPLFRWAQPDGYPDTVAWWSGLVITRWSYAQYLSALNSTTVMRVNPALFRVPDNPDGVIGQIDTRFFSGEMPVSLRTALLGYLRGGTFNDTRVRETLSLAMSAQEYQWY, encoded by the coding sequence ATGTCCACGCGTGACCGGGACTCCGACGTGACACCGCGCCCTGCCAGCCGTCGCGATTTTTTCAAGCTGGGGGCCGGCGCACTGGCCACGGCCGCGGTGGTATCGCCCAGCGTGTCGCCCTCGGCGACGCTCGCCGCCCAGCCGCCCCGCGGTGGCTCACGCCCCTCGCCCATTCCGCCCACGAGCAGCGGCGTGCAGGACGCCTCGCGGCAGTGGACGGATCCGCTGCTCCGCCTCGTGCGACGCGTCACCATGGGGCTCGAACCCGGCGAAGTCGCACTGGCCAGGCGCCTCGGCTACAACGGCTATCTCGACTATCAACTGCGTGCAGCCGCCATCGACGACTCGGCGCTCGAGGCCACCATTGCCGCGCGGCTGCCGCTGACACAGTTGCCCGCGGCCACGCTGCGCACGCAGGACTCCAACGAGGTCATGAATCAGCTCGCCGACGCGTCGTGGTATCGCGCCGCGTTTGCCAAGGCGCAGTTGCGCGAGCGCATGGTGGAGTTCTGGACCGATCACTTCAACATCTCCATCGACACCGTCGGCTTCCTCAAGATGGTGGACGATCGTGAAGTGATCAGGCCGCACGCGCTGGGGAACTTCGGCACCCTGCTGCGCGCCACCGCGCACAGCGGCGCCATGCTGCGCTATCTCGATCAGAACACCAGCCGCACTCCCACCCCCAATCAGAACTACGCCCGCGAGATCATGGAGCTGCACACCATGGGCGCGGACGGCGGCTATTCGCAGAACGACGTGGCCGAGTTGTCGCGCATCCTCACGGGATGGAGCATGAACAACGATGGCACGTTCCGGTTCATTCGCTCCTATCACGACCGCAACGCCAAGACCTTCCTGGGTCGCGCCTTCCCGGCCATGGCCACCACGGCCACCGATGCGCAGATGAAGGCCGAAGGCGACACGGCCATCGACCTGCTGCTCGCGCATCCCAGCACGGCGCGCTATGTGAGCTATCGCATGGCACGCTGGCTGCTGGCGCATGAGCCGCCGTCCGCAGTGGTCGACGCCACGGCGGCAGCGTTCACGCGCACCAATGGCGATATCGCCACCATGGTGCGCACGATTCTGTCGAGCAAGAACCTCACGGCGGCGCCGGCCAAGTACAAGCGGCCGTTTCACCTTGCCATCTCCTCCATTCGTGCCCTGGGCAGCGATCTGACCACGGTGCCCAACATCCGCGCCGTGCGACAGCAGGCTGATCGCATGGGTATGCCGCTGTTCCGCTGGGCACAACCCGACGGCTATCCCGACACGGTGGCGTGGTGGAGCGGACTGGTCATCACACGCTGGTCCTATGCGCAGTATCTGTCGGCGCTCAACTCCACGACGGTCATGCGTGTCAATCCGGCGCTTTTCCGTGTGCCCGACAATCCTGACGGCGTGATTGGTCAGATCGATACGCGCTTCTTCAGCGGCGAAATGCCCGTGAGTCTTCGTACGGCGCTGCTGGGCTATCTGCGCGGCGGCACCTTCAACGACACGCGCGTTCGCGAAACCCTTTCGCTGGCCATGTCCGCGCAGGAGTACCAGTGGTACTGA